In Xanthomonas sp. SI, the following are encoded in one genomic region:
- the lolB gene encoding lipoprotein insertase outer membrane protein LolB, translated as MRAALRAAWALTALLALAGCTSLAPRQAPPAASAPLGEAARQAEAARGAWLQAHPQWSFQGRVAITKGRNGGSGRIDWAQQQRQYRIELSAPVTRQSWRLTGDSQRGGGRLEGLEGGPRAGEDAQQLLLEATGWEIPVNLLPDWVRGQVAVDAGAPEQVSYDAEGRPQALRQMGWEIQFQEWYPPSDGRPALPRRIEARNGDAKVRLLLDQWDFAAP; from the coding sequence GTGAGGGCGGCGTTGCGCGCGGCATGGGCGCTGACGGCGTTGCTGGCGCTGGCCGGCTGTACTTCGCTGGCGCCGCGGCAGGCGCCGCCGGCCGCAAGCGCGCCGCTCGGCGAGGCCGCGCGCCAGGCTGAAGCGGCCCGCGGCGCTTGGCTGCAGGCGCATCCGCAATGGTCGTTCCAGGGCCGGGTGGCGATCACCAAGGGCCGCAACGGTGGCAGCGGCCGCATCGACTGGGCGCAGCAGCAGCGCCAGTACCGGATCGAGCTCAGCGCGCCGGTGACCCGGCAGAGCTGGCGCCTGACCGGCGACAGCCAGCGCGGCGGCGGCCGTCTGGAAGGGCTGGAGGGCGGTCCGCGCGCAGGCGAGGACGCGCAGCAGCTGCTGCTCGAGGCCACAGGTTGGGAGATTCCGGTCAATCTGCTGCCGGATTGGGTGCGTGGGCAGGTTGCGGTGGACGCAGGCGCGCCGGAGCAGGTGAGCTACGACGCCGAAGGGCGTCCGCAGGCGCTGCGGCAGATGGGCTGGGAGATCCAGTTCCAGGAGTGGTACCCGCCCAGCGACGGCCGTCCGGCCTTGCCGCGGCGCATCGAGGCGCGCAACGGCGACGCCAAGGTGCGCCTGTTGCTGGACCAGTGGGACTTCGCCGCGCCATGA
- a CDS encoding tetratricopeptide repeat protein: protein MPALIRIRIVLLLSALAALPATGAAAAAPTATAKLPPSAAASSLTPVLAGEFALQAGQLADASHWYLEAANEAPGDAGLAERATRIAMLANDNAAAAQALALWRQRAPESLPMRSAEASLALRNGNLRQARGLLVALLRDKDARGWRYALVALVSGNRDPEVAAKVLDQLLDANAIPDQLEAWQEFGRLALRLEQPKLAERIVDQLVKRFPEEPRVALLHATQLQQAGKTEQARALLQGVEPKAPADPELRGALAYAYDAIGDTAAAARVLALGPQNTQNYGLRASMLAKLQDNAALSALYEELRKGAAQPDPERRLLLGKIAEFLKRYQEAVTWYRGVPGGPLRNEARLRTAGALYELGQKDAAFSEARALQDDAEADDAARRDAYVLEAELRQRSGDDDGELQVFERGLAAYPDDNALLYARGLAWERRDRIDRAEADLRKILVTEPENVAALNALGYTLADRTHRYREALQLIDRARTADPDNAAIIDSYGWVLYRLGKTQEALVQLRRAWTLFKDPEIAAHIGQVLWEQGKHDEASKYFDEARKLDPKNRALQRAMEKVAP, encoded by the coding sequence ATGCCCGCATTGATTCGCATCCGTATCGTTCTATTGCTGTCGGCGCTCGCCGCGCTGCCGGCCACCGGTGCCGCCGCCGCCGCGCCGACGGCCACCGCCAAGCTGCCGCCGAGCGCCGCTGCGTCCTCGCTGACGCCGGTGCTGGCCGGCGAGTTCGCGCTGCAGGCCGGGCAGCTGGCCGATGCCTCGCACTGGTACCTGGAGGCGGCGAACGAGGCACCCGGCGATGCCGGCCTGGCCGAGCGCGCCACCCGCATCGCCATGCTGGCCAACGACAACGCGGCCGCGGCGCAGGCCCTGGCGCTGTGGCGCCAGCGCGCGCCGGAGTCGCTGCCGATGCGCAGTGCCGAGGCCTCGCTGGCGCTGCGCAACGGCAATCTGCGCCAGGCGCGCGGCCTGCTGGTGGCGCTGCTGCGCGACAAGGACGCGCGCGGCTGGCGCTATGCGCTGGTGGCGCTGGTCAGCGGCAACCGCGATCCGGAAGTGGCGGCGAAAGTGCTGGACCAACTGCTCGACGCCAATGCCATCCCCGATCAGCTCGAGGCCTGGCAGGAGTTCGGGCGCCTGGCGCTGCGCCTGGAGCAGCCGAAGCTGGCCGAGCGCATCGTCGATCAGCTGGTCAAGCGCTTCCCGGAAGAGCCGCGGGTGGCCCTGCTGCACGCCACCCAGCTGCAACAGGCCGGCAAGACCGAGCAGGCGCGGGCGCTGCTGCAGGGCGTGGAGCCCAAGGCGCCGGCCGACCCGGAATTGCGCGGCGCGCTGGCCTACGCCTATGACGCGATCGGCGACACCGCCGCGGCGGCGCGGGTGCTGGCGCTCGGTCCGCAGAACACCCAGAACTACGGCCTGCGCGCCTCGATGCTGGCCAAGCTGCAGGACAACGCGGCGCTGAGCGCGCTGTACGAGGAGTTGCGCAAGGGCGCGGCGCAGCCTGACCCGGAGCGGCGCCTGCTGCTCGGCAAGATCGCCGAGTTCCTGAAGCGCTATCAGGAAGCGGTGACTTGGTACCGCGGCGTGCCGGGCGGCCCGCTGCGCAACGAAGCGCGGTTGCGCACCGCCGGCGCGCTGTACGAACTCGGGCAGAAGGACGCCGCCTTCAGCGAGGCGCGCGCGCTGCAGGACGATGCCGAGGCCGATGATGCCGCGCGCCGCGATGCCTACGTGCTGGAGGCGGAACTGCGCCAGCGCAGCGGCGACGACGACGGCGAGCTGCAGGTGTTCGAGCGCGGCCTGGCCGCCTATCCAGACGACAACGCGCTGCTGTACGCGCGCGGCCTGGCCTGGGAGCGGCGCGACCGCATCGACCGTGCCGAAGCCGACCTGCGCAAGATCCTGGTCACCGAGCCGGAGAACGTGGCCGCGCTCAATGCGCTCGGCTACACCCTGGCCGACCGCACCCATCGCTACCGCGAGGCGCTGCAGTTGATCGATCGCGCGCGTACCGCCGATCCGGACAACGCCGCGATCATCGACAGCTATGGCTGGGTGCTGTACCGGCTGGGCAAGACCCAGGAAGCGCTGGTGCAGCTGCGCCGCGCCTGGACTCTGTTCAAGGATCCGGAGATCGCCGCGCACATCGGCCAGGTGCTGTGGGAGCAGGGCAAGCACGACGAGGCAAGCAAATACTTCGACGAGGCACGCAAGCTCGATCCGAAGAATCGCGCGCTGCAGCGGGCGATGGAAAAGGTCGCGCCGTGA
- the hemA gene encoding glutamyl-tRNA reductase — protein sequence MTLWVLGLNHQTAPVDLRERVAFAGDALPRALQSLRALPNVAEAALLSTCNRTELYAIADDAQSLADWLDSHAAGLHGYLYQHQDADAVRHLFRVATGLDSMVLGEPQILGQVKDAWALAREHGAMGNRLDRLFQQTFSVAKRARTDTRVGANPVSVASTAVRLAQNSFARLSESTVLLVGAGETIELAAKHLSEGRVRRLLIANRTLAHAQELASRHGGVALPLSELERHLQEADVVFSATAAREPVVTRAQVEQALRARKHKPMLLFDLAVPRDIEAGVAELADAYLYTVDDLERAVEDNRRGRREAAEAAEAIIDLQVLRYIETLQASTRQAPLKRLRAHGDSTRDDVLAKARQQLANGKPADEVLEFLANTLTNRLLHPPTAALREAALSGDAELARAAERLFPEKPGYFHPILKTDDTDPAP from the coding sequence ATGACGTTGTGGGTGCTCGGATTGAACCACCAGACCGCGCCGGTCGACCTGCGCGAACGGGTGGCGTTCGCCGGCGATGCGCTGCCGCGCGCGCTGCAATCGCTGCGCGCATTGCCCAACGTCGCCGAGGCCGCCTTGCTGTCCACCTGCAACCGCACCGAGCTGTACGCGATCGCCGACGACGCGCAGAGCCTGGCCGACTGGCTGGATTCGCACGCGGCCGGGCTGCACGGCTACCTGTACCAGCACCAGGACGCCGATGCGGTGCGGCACCTGTTCCGCGTCGCCACCGGACTGGACTCGATGGTGCTTGGCGAGCCGCAGATCCTCGGCCAGGTGAAGGACGCCTGGGCGCTGGCGCGCGAGCACGGGGCGATGGGCAACCGCCTGGACCGGCTGTTCCAGCAGACCTTCTCGGTGGCCAAGCGCGCACGCACCGACACCCGGGTCGGCGCCAATCCGGTCTCGGTGGCCTCTACCGCGGTGCGCCTGGCGCAGAACTCCTTCGCCCGGCTCAGCGAATCGACGGTGCTGCTGGTCGGCGCCGGCGAGACCATCGAACTGGCCGCCAAGCACCTCAGCGAAGGCCGCGTGCGGCGCCTGCTGATCGCCAACCGCACCCTCGCCCACGCCCAGGAGCTGGCCAGCCGGCATGGCGGCGTGGCGCTGCCGCTGAGCGAGCTGGAGCGGCATCTGCAGGAAGCCGACGTGGTGTTCTCGGCCACCGCCGCACGCGAGCCGGTGGTGACCCGCGCGCAGGTCGAGCAGGCGCTGCGCGCGCGCAAGCACAAGCCGATGCTGCTGTTCGACCTGGCGGTGCCGCGCGACATCGAGGCCGGCGTGGCCGAGCTGGCCGATGCCTATCTGTACACCGTGGACGACCTGGAACGCGCGGTCGAGGACAATCGCCGCGGCCGCCGCGAAGCGGCCGAGGCGGCCGAGGCGATCATCGACCTGCAGGTGCTGCGCTACATCGAGACGCTGCAGGCCAGCACCCGCCAGGCGCCGCTCAAGCGCCTGCGCGCGCACGGCGACAGCACCCGCGACGACGTGCTGGCCAAGGCGCGGCAGCAGTTGGCCAACGGCAAGCCGGCCGACGAGGTGCTGGAATTCCTCGCCAACACCCTGACCAACCGCCTGCTGCATCCGCCCACCGCGGCGCTGCGCGAGGCGGCGCTGAGCGGCGATGCCGAGCTGGCCCGCGCCGCCGAGCGCCTGTTCCCGGAAAAGCCGGGCTATTTCCATCCCATTCTGAAGACCGATGACACCGACCCTGCGCCGTAA
- the prfA gene encoding peptide chain release factor 1, giving the protein MTPTLRRKLEALAERREELERLLSDPEVVNDNARFRDYSREFAQLEPVAAALADEAAAKADLAAAEAMRGDPELRELAEEEIAAAHARLLALDEQLALLLVPRDPRDDGNLFLEVRAGTGGDEAAIFAGDLFRMYARYAERQGWKVEVESDSPGEHGGYKEIVARIVGRGAYSKLKFESGTHRVQRVPATESQGRIHTSAATVAIIPEADDVEEIAISPADLKVDTFRSSGAGGQHVNKTESAIRITHVPSGVVVECQTERSQHANRDKAMKRLKAQLLDAERSKQAAAEAQDRKLQVGSGDRSQRIRTYSFPQGRITDHRVEGLTLYDLPNVIEGDLDALIERLSHEHQVDELARLSDSP; this is encoded by the coding sequence ATGACACCGACCCTGCGCCGTAAGCTGGAGGCGCTGGCCGAGCGTCGCGAAGAACTCGAACGCCTGCTGTCCGATCCCGAGGTGGTGAACGACAACGCGCGCTTCCGCGACTACTCGCGCGAATTCGCGCAGCTGGAGCCGGTCGCCGCCGCGCTGGCCGACGAGGCCGCGGCCAAGGCCGACCTGGCCGCGGCCGAGGCGATGCGCGGCGATCCGGAACTGCGCGAACTGGCCGAGGAGGAAATCGCCGCCGCGCACGCGCGCCTGCTCGCGCTGGACGAGCAGTTGGCACTGCTGCTGGTGCCGCGCGATCCGCGCGACGACGGCAACCTGTTCCTGGAAGTGCGCGCCGGCACCGGCGGCGACGAGGCGGCGATCTTCGCCGGCGACCTGTTCCGCATGTACGCGCGCTATGCCGAACGCCAGGGCTGGAAGGTGGAAGTGGAATCGGACAGCCCCGGCGAGCACGGCGGCTACAAGGAGATCGTGGCGCGCATCGTCGGCCGCGGTGCCTACTCCAAGCTCAAGTTCGAATCCGGCACGCACCGCGTGCAGCGGGTGCCGGCGACCGAGTCGCAAGGCCGCATCCACACCTCGGCGGCGACGGTGGCGATCATTCCCGAAGCCGACGACGTGGAAGAGATCGCGATCAGCCCGGCCGACCTGAAGGTGGACACGTTCCGTTCCTCCGGTGCCGGCGGCCAGCACGTCAACAAGACCGAATCGGCGATCCGCATCACCCACGTGCCCAGCGGGGTGGTGGTCGAATGCCAGACCGAGCGCAGCCAGCACGCCAACCGCGACAAGGCGATGAAGCGGCTGAAGGCGCAGTTGCTCGACGCCGAGCGCAGCAAGCAGGCTGCGGCCGAGGCGCAGGACCGCAAGCTGCAGGTCGGCAGCGGCGACCGCAGCCAGCGCATCCGCACCTACAGCTTCCCGCAGGGTCGCATCACCGACCACCGGGTCGAAGGCCTGACCCTGTACGACCTGCCGAACGTGATCGAAGGCGACCTCGACGCGCTGATCGAGCGGCTGAGCCACGAGCACCAGGTCGACGAACTGGCGCGACTGAGCGACAGCCCGTGA
- a CDS encoding tetratricopeptide repeat protein: protein MSGSALHELRQLQDAVRRDPQDFIAWVMLADAELGAGAIAAGEQAALRALQLRPAHPEALARLGRVRWTQGRHAEAAAALRQALQHAPQHPGIALWLGHALEDNGEAEAAAQAYAHAHALLPQEPSIAAHLLNWRRKLCDWRALDALSQQVRDAVRQSHPAIEPFAFLNEDATAAEQLHCARNRALALAQTLAPLPATTLRRAGPLQVGFLSNGFGAHPTGLLTVALFERLRAHADLQVQLFALNRDDGSAIRTRLQAAAHAWHDVAGQPHRSIAQGIRDAGIDILFDLRGWGGGGAPEVLALRPAPLQINWLAYPGTSGAPWIDYVIGDAFALPDALAAHYSERVLRLPRAFQPSDDSRRVGMPPSRRDCGLPEHGTVFCCFNNSYKLTPRSMARMLAVLRQVPDSVLWLLSVPGQADARLREAARRAEVDPARLRFMPKLAHADYLARYRHADLFLDTHPYNAHTTASDALWAGCPLLTCPGTTFAARVAGSLNHHLGMDAMNVDDDDAFIAKAVQLGRDPAALRALRDTLQQRRASAGLFDMQGFAADFADLLRETARRHGWGGPQ, encoded by the coding sequence GTGAGCGGCAGCGCGCTGCACGAACTACGCCAGCTGCAGGACGCGGTGCGCCGCGACCCGCAGGATTTCATCGCCTGGGTGATGCTGGCCGACGCCGAACTCGGTGCCGGGGCGATCGCCGCCGGCGAACAGGCCGCCTTGCGCGCGTTGCAGCTGCGCCCGGCGCATCCGGAAGCGCTGGCGCGGCTGGGCCGCGTGCGCTGGACCCAGGGCCGCCACGCCGAGGCCGCCGCCGCGTTGCGCCAAGCGCTGCAGCATGCGCCGCAGCATCCGGGCATCGCCCTGTGGCTGGGCCATGCGCTGGAGGACAACGGCGAGGCCGAAGCCGCCGCGCAGGCCTATGCGCACGCGCATGCGCTGCTGCCGCAGGAGCCGTCGATCGCCGCGCACCTGCTGAACTGGCGACGCAAACTGTGCGATTGGCGCGCGCTGGACGCGCTGTCGCAACAAGTGCGCGACGCGGTGCGCCAGAGCCATCCGGCGATCGAACCGTTCGCCTTCCTCAACGAGGACGCCACTGCCGCCGAACAGCTGCACTGCGCGCGTAACCGTGCGCTTGCGTTGGCGCAGACCCTTGCGCCCTTGCCGGCGACGACGCTGCGCCGCGCCGGCCCCTTGCAGGTCGGTTTCCTGTCCAACGGCTTCGGCGCGCATCCCACCGGGCTGCTGACCGTGGCCTTGTTCGAACGGCTGCGCGCGCACGCCGACCTGCAGGTGCAGCTGTTTGCATTGAACCGCGACGACGGCAGCGCGATCCGCACGCGCCTGCAGGCCGCGGCGCACGCCTGGCACGACGTCGCCGGCCAGCCGCACCGGTCGATCGCGCAAGGCATTCGCGATGCCGGCATCGACATCCTGTTCGACCTGCGCGGCTGGGGCGGCGGTGGTGCGCCGGAAGTGCTGGCGCTGCGTCCGGCACCGCTGCAGATCAACTGGCTGGCCTACCCGGGCACGTCCGGCGCGCCGTGGATCGACTACGTCATCGGCGATGCGTTCGCGCTACCGGATGCGCTGGCCGCGCATTACAGCGAACGCGTGCTGCGCCTGCCGCGCGCGTTCCAGCCATCGGACGACAGCCGCCGCGTCGGCATGCCGCCATCGCGCCGCGACTGCGGGCTGCCCGAACACGGCACGGTGTTCTGCTGCTTCAACAACAGCTACAAGCTGACCCCGCGCAGCATGGCGCGGATGCTGGCGGTGCTGCGCCAGGTGCCGGACAGCGTGCTGTGGTTGCTGTCCGTGCCTGGCCAGGCCGATGCGCGGCTGCGGGAGGCCGCGCGCCGTGCCGAAGTGGATCCGGCGCGGCTGCGCTTCATGCCCAAGCTGGCGCATGCCGACTACCTGGCCCGCTACCGGCATGCCGACCTGTTCCTGGACACGCATCCGTACAACGCGCACACCACCGCCTCCGACGCGCTGTGGGCCGGCTGCCCATTGCTGACCTGCCCCGGCACGACCTTCGCCGCACGCGTGGCCGGCAGTCTCAACCATCACCTGGGCATGGACGCGATGAACGTCGACGACGACGATGCCTTCATTGCCAAGGCGGTGCAGCTGGGTCGCGATCCGGCGGCGCTGCGCGCACTGCGCGACACGCTGCAGCAGCGCCGCGCCAGCGCCGGTCTGTTCGACATGCAAGGCTTCGCTGCGGACTTCGCCGACCTGTTGCGAGAGACCGCGCGCCGGCATGGCTGGGGCGGTCCGCAGTAG
- a CDS encoding antibiotic biosynthesis monooxygenase, whose product MPSRLSPDLTSPHARSVLVAHASATVCATLLARLHANPGAGLHALAWLEALSAAPDLLYAQCGGDDTTTLDRSWRPRAPAPRLTLHRYRRIRSGVSDPQRAPGCVVVTRLATRDAAQAQLHANAAFAALQDGAHALRGLIASHLHLSDDGRSLLDYAEWSSADAQRRALQREPERLPLASHPAASVTRYRPRALSLPGAPTQPAHAPA is encoded by the coding sequence ATGCCATCACGCCTATCGCCCGACCTCACCTCCCCGCATGCACGCAGCGTGCTGGTCGCCCATGCCTCGGCAACGGTCTGCGCGACGCTGCTCGCACGCTTGCACGCCAACCCCGGCGCCGGCCTGCATGCCCTGGCCTGGCTGGAAGCGCTGAGCGCCGCACCAGACCTGCTGTACGCGCAATGCGGCGGCGACGACACCACGACGCTCGACCGCAGCTGGCGCCCGCGCGCACCGGCGCCGCGACTGACGCTGCACCGTTATCGGCGCATCCGCAGCGGAGTATCCGATCCGCAGCGCGCGCCCGGCTGCGTCGTGGTGACCAGGCTGGCGACCCGCGATGCCGCGCAGGCGCAGCTCCACGCCAACGCGGCGTTCGCCGCGCTGCAAGACGGCGCGCACGCGCTGCGCGGGCTGATCGCCTCGCACCTGCACCTGTCCGACGATGGCCGCAGCCTGCTCGACTATGCCGAATGGAGCAGCGCCGACGCACAGCGTCGCGCCTTGCAGCGCGAACCCGAGCGCCTGCCCCTGGCGTCCCATCCCGCGGCCAGCGTGACCCGTTACCGGCCGCGCGCGCTGAGCCTGCCCGGCGCCCCGACGCAGCCCGCGCACGCACCCGCCTGA
- the moaB gene encoding molybdenum cofactor biosynthesis protein B has protein sequence MSAKADFIALNLCVLTVSDTRSLAEDSSGDYLVSVLGEAGHRLYARELLPDDRYRMRAVVSAWIADPQVDGILVTGGTGFTGRDSTPEALLPLLDKQMPGFGELFRAISFEEIGTSSLQSRAFAGLANATFVFCLPGSTSACRTAWERIVAAQLDARTRPCNLATLRPRLKE, from the coding sequence ATGAGCGCCAAAGCCGATTTCATCGCGTTGAACCTGTGCGTATTGACCGTCTCGGACACGCGCAGCCTGGCCGAAGACAGTTCCGGCGATTACCTGGTATCGGTGCTCGGCGAGGCCGGCCACCGCCTGTACGCGCGCGAGCTGCTGCCCGACGACCGTTACCGGATGCGCGCGGTGGTCTCGGCGTGGATCGCCGACCCGCAGGTCGACGGCATCCTGGTCACCGGCGGCACCGGCTTCACCGGCCGCGACTCCACCCCCGAGGCGCTGCTGCCGCTATTGGACAAGCAGATGCCCGGCTTCGGCGAACTGTTCCGCGCGATCAGCTTCGAGGAGATCGGCACCTCCTCGCTGCAGTCGCGCGCCTTCGCCGGCCTGGCCAACGCCACCTTCGTGTTCTGCCTGCCCGGCTCGACCTCGGCCTGCCGCACCGCCTGGGAAAGGATCGTCGCCGCGCAGCTCGACGCGCGCACCCGGCCGTGCAACCTGGCCACGCTGCGCCCACGCCTGAAGGAATGA
- a CDS encoding helix-turn-helix domain-containing protein, which produces MSLDTTLRLLAKASGMTAADIAAAIPRAGAATVKAWLAGEKMPGRDQLNALARAFGVPAGALLGELASQLDPARTRGEHDLLQAYRTLDSRQQGALLEVARSMAGTRTRRSK; this is translated from the coding sequence ATGTCACTGGACACCACCCTGCGCCTGCTGGCCAAAGCCAGCGGCATGACCGCGGCGGACATCGCCGCCGCCATCCCGCGCGCCGGCGCCGCCACGGTCAAGGCCTGGCTGGCCGGCGAGAAGATGCCCGGGCGCGACCAGCTCAATGCGCTGGCGCGCGCGTTCGGCGTTCCCGCCGGCGCACTGCTCGGCGAACTGGCCAGCCAACTCGACCCGGCCCGCACCCGCGGCGAACACGACCTGTTGCAGGCCTATCGCACGCTCGACAGCCGCCAGCAGGGCGCACTGCTGGAAGTGGCGCGCAGCATGGCCGGCACCCGCACGAGACGCAGCAAATGA
- the ppk2 gene encoding polyphosphate kinase 2, translating to MSKLKRKQYQALMQPLQLELAALAQALQHSGERVLVLFEGRDTAGKGGAIQAIAEHLNPRQCRVVALPKPTDRESTQWYFQRHVAHLPAAGEIVLMDRSWYNRAGVERVMGYCSDAQYQAFLRQAPLFEQLLVDDGIRLFKYWLCVDQDQQEKRFAERLHDPLKGWKLSPVDLQSRAQYAEYTRAREAMLDATHREQAPWTLVDFNDQKRGRLTLIRHLLDQLPDTPLQEPELELPPLKHKPRKEKFGVLQPIASV from the coding sequence ATGAGCAAACTCAAACGCAAGCAGTACCAGGCATTGATGCAACCGCTGCAACTGGAACTGGCGGCGCTGGCGCAGGCGCTGCAGCACAGCGGCGAACGCGTGCTGGTGCTGTTCGAAGGCCGCGACACCGCCGGCAAGGGCGGCGCGATCCAGGCCATCGCCGAACATCTGAACCCGCGCCAGTGCCGGGTGGTGGCGCTGCCCAAGCCGACCGACCGCGAAAGCACGCAGTGGTATTTCCAGCGTCACGTCGCGCACCTGCCGGCCGCCGGCGAGATCGTGCTGATGGACCGCAGCTGGTACAACCGCGCCGGGGTGGAGCGGGTCATGGGCTATTGCAGCGACGCGCAATACCAGGCCTTCCTGCGCCAGGCGCCGCTGTTCGAGCAATTACTGGTCGACGACGGAATCCGCCTGTTCAAATACTGGCTGTGCGTGGACCAGGACCAGCAGGAGAAGCGCTTCGCCGAACGCCTGCACGATCCGCTGAAGGGCTGGAAGCTGTCGCCGGTGGACCTGCAGTCGCGCGCCCAGTACGCCGAATACACCCGCGCCCGCGAGGCGATGCTGGACGCCACCCACCGCGAACAGGCGCCGTGGACCCTGGTCGATTTCAACGACCAGAAACGCGGCCGCCTGACCCTGATCCGGCATCTGCTCGACCAGTTGCCCGACACCCCGCTGCAGGAACCGGAACTGGAGCTGCCGCCGCTGAAGCACAAACCGCGCAAGGAAAAGTTCGGCGTGTTGCAGCCGATCGCGTCGGTTTGA
- a CDS encoding acylphosphatase has translation MAAARFLVAGRVQGVYFRASTRERALALGLDGYARNLADGRVEVVACGEAAALEALAEWLRQGPPAARVEQVLRESWPEPVAAGFAIG, from the coding sequence ATGGCGGCGGCCCGCTTCCTGGTCGCCGGCCGGGTGCAGGGCGTGTATTTCCGCGCCTCCACCCGCGAACGCGCCTTGGCGTTGGGGCTGGATGGATACGCGCGGAACCTGGCCGATGGCCGCGTCGAGGTCGTGGCTTGCGGTGAGGCCGCGGCGCTGGAGGCGCTGGCCGAATGGCTGCGGCAGGGGCCGCCTGCGGCGCGGGTCGAGCAGGTGTTGCGCGAGTCTTGGCCGGAGCCGGTGGCGGCGGGCTTCGCGATCGGGTGA